In the genome of Carnobacterium pleistocenium FTR1, one region contains:
- a CDS encoding PH domain-containing protein yields the protein MYDEKKLHPLTLITDAYNRLVSFVIPIIFFAFSSYRLEGLGLILTLLFFTIFGLVYLVDVLKFIRTSYWIDHNRFVVKSGLFIQKEKDVQISRIQSIDYSENLIHRLFNVTKIEIKTPGKGIALDALSKENALKLATQLHYLKETQRETVSQSAEEAGEKQIDRQTGFSLQKVGVTKSLYSMSLIDIIKMNLMGGSILKGLVVLVGALNIFEELISDTLFDQAETIVSQTTILAQLFIIVLAIVIFYVIGNVISVIKNFDYKVELTKEHLTIEKGLLELKSQTIALANIQSVWEEQNWVQKLFGYTTLSVGITSDEESTTKDDTSESYEKGKIVLLPLVKKEQLASLRGEIVPHFNCLPAQQVVPIRSLRRFIQWPLLCWISLTLLISYFLWSFAWTIGIVGSLVILFYGYRSYKKTGYALSKEEVTFELPKLISTETVYLRKDRVLNLTVKQNPFLKRSHLGKVEVFSALGDSAQNKKLSFIEEADCERLFDWFLVNERSAEPWDQKV from the coding sequence ATGTATGATGAAAAAAAATTACACCCGCTAACGCTTATTACCGATGCTTACAATCGCTTGGTGTCCTTTGTTATCCCTATTATTTTCTTTGCTTTTTCAAGTTATCGACTAGAAGGATTGGGTCTCATTTTAACCCTGCTGTTCTTTACTATTTTTGGTTTGGTGTACTTGGTAGATGTTTTGAAATTTATACGGACATCGTACTGGATCGATCACAATCGATTTGTGGTAAAAAGTGGATTATTTATTCAAAAAGAAAAAGATGTTCAAATTAGCCGTATTCAAAGCATTGATTACAGCGAGAACTTGATTCATCGTCTCTTTAATGTGACGAAGATCGAGATCAAGACGCCAGGAAAAGGGATAGCTTTAGACGCTTTATCCAAAGAAAATGCACTGAAGTTGGCTACTCAGCTGCATTATTTAAAAGAAACGCAGCGGGAAACGGTTAGCCAGAGTGCTGAAGAAGCGGGAGAGAAGCAAATCGATCGACAGACGGGCTTTTCATTACAAAAAGTGGGAGTGACAAAATCCCTTTATTCGATGAGTTTAATCGATATTATAAAAATGAACTTGATGGGAGGATCTATTCTTAAAGGGTTAGTTGTATTAGTGGGAGCACTGAATATCTTTGAAGAACTGATTTCAGACACTTTGTTTGATCAAGCGGAAACAATCGTTAGTCAAACGACTATCTTAGCGCAACTGTTCATCATTGTATTGGCGATTGTTATTTTTTATGTTATTGGGAACGTTATATCTGTCATTAAAAATTTTGACTACAAAGTTGAATTGACCAAAGAACATTTGACTATTGAAAAAGGGTTGTTGGAATTGAAGAGCCAAACCATTGCCTTAGCAAATATTCAAAGTGTTTGGGAAGAGCAAAATTGGGTGCAAAAATTATTTGGCTACACGACACTGTCAGTTGGCATCACAAGTGATGAAGAATCAACTACGAAAGATGATACGAGTGAATCGTATGAAAAAGGCAAAATTGTGTTGCTGCCACTTGTTAAAAAGGAGCAGCTGGCCTCATTGAGAGGTGAAATCGTACCGCATTTTAACTGTCTGCCTGCTCAACAAGTCGTTCCAATTCGTTCTTTGAGACGCTTTATTCAATGGCCGCTTTTATGCTGGATCAGTTTAACCCTTTTGATTTCCTACTTTCTATGGTCATTTGCTTGGACGATTGGGATAGTAGGCAGTTTAGTGATTCTTTTTTATGGCTACCGCAGCTATAAAAAGACCGGCTACGCTCTTTCTAAAGAAGAAGTGACATTTGAATTGCCTAAATTAATTAGTACGGAAACCGTTTATTTGCGCAAAGATCGCGTGTTAAATCTGACGGTCAAACAAAATCCTTTTTTAAAAAGAAGCCATTTAGGAAAAGTAGAGGTGTTCAGTGCCCTTGGAGATTCCGCCCAAAATAAAAAATTATCATTTATTGAAGAAGCCGATTGTGAACGATTATTTGATTGGTTTTTAGTGAACGAGAGGAGTGCCGAGCCATGGGACCAAAAAGTATGA
- a CDS encoding MetQ/NlpA family ABC transporter substrate-binding protein, with protein MKKKTVLSALVTTGVVLTLAACGSEGSNETSSETGGSAIEETTIKIGASNVPHAEILEFVQPILEEEGITLDITTYNDYVIPNIALDEGEIDANYFQHIPFFDAAVEENGFDFVNAGNIHIEPLAIFSQRYESLDEVEDGATVLVSNNQPDWGRILAIFQEAGLITVKDGVDLTTATFDDIDENPKNLVFEYDNDPALMTTLYQQDEAELIAINSNFAVDQDISPLNDSVAIESSSSPYANIIAVRSEDAENPAILKLVETLKSDEVKEFILEEWDGAVVPVEE; from the coding sequence ATGAAAAAGAAAACAGTTTTATCAGCGTTAGTAACAACAGGTGTGGTACTGACTTTAGCTGCATGTGGTAGCGAAGGAAGCAACGAAACAAGCAGTGAAACAGGTGGATCAGCTATAGAAGAAACAACAATCAAAATTGGGGCCAGCAATGTTCCTCATGCTGAAATTCTTGAATTTGTTCAACCCATCCTTGAAGAAGAAGGCATCACATTAGATATCACGACTTACAATGATTATGTTATCCCAAATATCGCATTAGATGAAGGCGAAATTGATGCTAACTATTTCCAACACATTCCATTTTTTGACGCAGCAGTAGAAGAAAATGGTTTTGACTTTGTTAATGCTGGAAATATTCATATTGAACCGTTAGCTATTTTTTCTCAACGCTACGAAAGCTTAGATGAGGTAGAAGATGGTGCAACGGTCTTAGTCAGCAACAATCAACCAGACTGGGGAAGAATTCTTGCGATTTTTCAAGAAGCAGGATTAATAACAGTGAAAGATGGCGTAGATCTTACAACGGCTACTTTTGATGATATTGATGAAAATCCTAAAAACCTAGTCTTTGAATACGATAATGATCCAGCATTGATGACAACATTGTACCAACAAGATGAAGCAGAATTAATTGCTATCAATTCAAACTTTGCAGTAGATCAAGATATCAGCCCACTCAACGACTCAGTTGCAATTGAAAGCTCATCTTCTCCATATGCAAATATTATTGCCGTTCGTTCAGAAGATGCTGAAAATCCTGCTATTTTAAAATTAGTGGAAACATTGAAATCTGATGAAGTAAAAGAGTTTATTTTAGAAGAATGGGACGGAGCAGTTGTTCCTGTAGAAGAATAA
- a CDS encoding methionine ABC transporter permease has translation MLSNLNFGTSVLSQYVDFAEVDWEKMQEATTETIFMTIGSVVIIFFAGLLLGLLLYETNGKNSVFAKTLYRVVAILVNVFRSIPFIILIVLLIPITKTLVGSIIGPTAALPALILSSAPFFARLVEIGFREIDKGVVEAAEAMGASKWQIIYKVLIPESLPAIVSGITVTTISLVGATAMAGVIGAGGLGNLAYLDGFQRNQPAVTLVSTLIILVIVFIIQAIGDVIVKKVDKR, from the coding sequence ATGTTGTCGAATCTTAATTTTGGTACCAGTGTTTTATCACAATACGTCGATTTTGCAGAAGTCGATTGGGAAAAAATGCAAGAAGCAACAACAGAAACAATCTTCATGACAATTGGATCAGTGGTGATCATCTTTTTTGCCGGATTATTACTTGGGCTATTATTATATGAAACAAACGGAAAGAATTCGGTATTCGCCAAAACACTTTATCGCGTAGTGGCTATCTTAGTCAATGTCTTCCGTTCTATTCCATTTATTATTTTGATCGTGTTATTGATTCCCATTACTAAGACACTTGTTGGATCCATAATTGGGCCAACAGCTGCATTGCCGGCGCTGATTCTTTCGTCAGCACCATTCTTTGCAAGACTAGTCGAGATTGGATTTAGAGAAATCGACAAAGGAGTCGTTGAAGCAGCTGAAGCCATGGGAGCTAGCAAATGGCAAATCATTTATAAAGTCTTGATTCCAGAAAGCTTACCGGCTATTGTTTCAGGGATTACCGTCACAACGATTTCTTTAGTTGGAGCTACGGCGATGGCAGGAGTTATCGGAGCCGGTGGTTTAGGAAACTTAGCCTATCTTGATGGCTTTCAACGTAATCAACCGGCAGTAACGTTGGTTTCAACTTTGATTATTTTAGTTATCGTCTTTATCATCCAAGCTATTGGAGATGTGATTGTTAAGAAAGTCGATAAACGCTAA
- a CDS encoding gamma-glutamyl-gamma-aminobutyrate hydrolase family protein, whose product MKPLIGIAGNVLLNNADLNGLPITYTPQGFVNGIRQADAIPVVFPISDPTEAKDYLSKVDGLLLAGGQDVSPLLFGEEPSLKLGATNPARDAFEIALVREAIHQAKPIFAVCRGLQLVNVAYGGTLYQDVSDYPSLAVQHIQLTHFETGAHTIDIEPDSTIGKIFGEQYVVNTYHHQAIKELAEPFKAVAWSKDGLIEAFEAKSPHQSILAVQWHPELMIPYDLMMQRLFTDFVKRVIKKMA is encoded by the coding sequence ATGAAACCCTTAATTGGAATCGCTGGCAATGTTTTATTAAACAATGCTGATTTAAATGGCTTACCGATTACGTATACACCCCAAGGATTTGTTAATGGCATTCGACAAGCAGACGCCATCCCAGTCGTTTTCCCAATCAGTGATCCGACCGAAGCCAAAGACTACCTTTCAAAAGTAGATGGCCTTTTATTAGCTGGTGGTCAAGATGTCTCACCATTGCTGTTTGGCGAAGAACCAAGTTTGAAATTAGGCGCTACTAATCCAGCACGGGATGCTTTTGAGATTGCGCTCGTCAGAGAAGCGATCCATCAAGCTAAACCGATTTTTGCGGTTTGTCGCGGATTGCAATTAGTGAATGTTGCTTATGGTGGAACCCTTTATCAAGATGTTTCAGATTATCCCTCTTTAGCCGTTCAACACATTCAATTGACTCATTTTGAAACTGGCGCCCACACAATTGATATTGAACCAGATAGTACGATCGGTAAGATTTTTGGCGAACAATATGTAGTCAATACGTACCATCATCAGGCAATCAAAGAATTGGCGGAACCCTTTAAAGCTGTGGCTTGGAGTAAAGACGGATTGATTGAAGCGTTTGAAGCGAAATCACCTCATCAAAGTATCCTAGCTGTACAATGGCATCCTGAATTGATGATTCCATACGATTTGATGATGCAACGTTTGTTTACCGATTTTGTTAAACGAGTTATCAAAAAAATGGCCTAA
- the sufC gene encoding Fe-S cluster assembly ATPase SufC yields MSILEVKDLHVSIEDKEILKGVNLVMKTDEIHAIMGPNGTGKSTLSAAIMGHPSYIVTEGEILLDGANVLEMAVDERARAGLFLAVQYPSEIAGITNAEFMRAAINARRPEDDKIPVMKFIQKLDEKMAILDMAEEMAERYLNEGFSGGEKKRNEILQLMMIEPTFAILDEIDSGLDIDALKVVSKGINAMRGENFGALIITHYQRLLNYVTPDVVHVMMNGIIVKTGGAELAKRLEAEGYKGIRDELGLDFVLEDE; encoded by the coding sequence ATGTCCATATTAGAAGTGAAAGACTTGCATGTATCCATTGAAGACAAAGAAATTTTAAAAGGTGTCAATTTAGTGATGAAAACTGATGAGATCCATGCCATCATGGGACCAAATGGAACCGGGAAATCAACTCTTTCAGCTGCCATTATGGGACATCCGAGTTACATCGTTACTGAAGGCGAAATTTTATTAGATGGCGCAAATGTTTTAGAAATGGCTGTGGATGAACGCGCAAGAGCTGGATTATTTTTAGCGGTCCAATACCCAAGCGAAATTGCTGGCATTACAAATGCTGAATTTATGCGTGCTGCAATCAACGCTCGTCGACCAGAAGACGATAAAATCCCAGTCATGAAATTTATTCAAAAATTAGATGAAAAAATGGCCATTTTAGATATGGCAGAAGAAATGGCTGAACGTTACTTAAATGAAGGTTTTTCAGGCGGTGAGAAAAAGCGTAATGAAATCTTGCAATTGATGATGATTGAACCGACCTTTGCTATTTTGGATGAAATCGATTCAGGGTTAGATATCGATGCCTTAAAAGTAGTCTCAAAAGGGATCAATGCGATGCGCGGCGAAAACTTTGGCGCATTGATCATTACCCATTACCAACGCTTATTGAATTATGTGACCCCAGACGTCGTGCATGTCATGATGAATGGCATCATCGTTAAAACAGGAGGAGCTGAATTGGCTAAGCGGCTTGAAGCGGAAGGCTACAAAGGGATCCGTGATGAATTAGGTTTAGACTTTGTTTTAGAAGACGAATAA
- a CDS encoding PH domain-containing protein encodes MYKELPVKKLDESTIRYERTKDIIGSFFTLVFFGILIVLTLEFDWPTALIAIWIILPIVDFSMSLFVLPYLKLKSVRYEMHALHLEIMTGIFLKKRTLIPIERIQHVAVKEGPLTRIYAIQIIEVFTAGTVHEIPLLIKNEAEELRIQLLEQLKAVKSDV; translated from the coding sequence ATGTATAAAGAATTGCCGGTAAAAAAATTAGATGAAAGTACCATTCGATATGAACGGACAAAAGACATTATTGGCAGCTTCTTTACGCTAGTTTTCTTTGGGATTTTAATAGTCTTAACGCTTGAATTTGATTGGCCTACAGCGTTAATAGCGATTTGGATCATCCTACCGATTGTTGATTTCTCAATGAGTTTATTTGTCCTTCCGTATTTGAAATTAAAATCCGTGCGCTATGAGATGCACGCGTTGCATTTGGAAATCATGACGGGCATCTTTTTAAAAAAAAGAACACTGATCCCAATTGAACGCATCCAACATGTAGCAGTAAAAGAAGGTCCACTTACTCGAATATACGCCATACAGATCATAGAAGTTTTTACAGCTGGCACAGTTCACGAGATTCCATTGCTGATAAAAAATGAGGCGGAAGAATTAAGGATTCAGTTATTAGAACAATTAAAGGCGGTGAAATCAGATGTATGA
- a CDS encoding cysteine desulfurase produces MSFPADKWKKDFPILTQLVNDEPLVYLDNAATTQKPTAVLKAIETYYRESNANVHRGVHTLAERATTQYEAAREKVQHFIHANESAEVLFTRGTTTSLNWVAKSYGEANVQSGDEILVSVMEHHSNLIPWQQLAKKTHAVLNYVELTEEGLLDLDSLRDQLGVKTKIVALTHVSNVLGVINPIQEIARLVHATGAVLVVDGAQAVPHMPVDVQELEVDFYAFSGHKMVGPTGIGVLYGKRQLLEQMEPVEFGGEMIEFVYEQESTWKELPWKFEAGTPNIAGAIGLGAAVDYLATVGLSAIQQQEHELMAYLWPKLMSVPGLTIYGPLDTAKRTGIVTFNLDGIHPHDVATAMDMQGVAIRAGNHCAQPLMRKLAADSTARASFYFYNTTADADQFVDALLATKEFFTDGLN; encoded by the coding sequence ATGAGCTTTCCGGCTGATAAATGGAAAAAAGACTTTCCTATCTTAACACAACTAGTCAATGACGAACCGTTAGTGTATTTAGATAATGCTGCGACGACTCAAAAGCCAACAGCTGTGTTAAAAGCCATTGAAACCTATTACCGTGAATCAAATGCTAACGTACACCGCGGTGTCCACACTTTAGCTGAACGAGCAACAACGCAATATGAAGCAGCGCGCGAAAAAGTGCAACACTTTATCCATGCCAATGAATCAGCTGAAGTTTTATTTACCCGCGGCACAACGACTAGTTTGAACTGGGTAGCTAAAAGCTACGGAGAAGCTAACGTGCAGTCAGGAGACGAAATCTTGGTCTCCGTAATGGAGCACCACTCTAACTTGATCCCGTGGCAACAGTTAGCCAAAAAAACACATGCCGTATTAAACTATGTTGAGCTGACTGAAGAAGGGTTATTGGATCTAGACAGCCTGCGTGATCAATTAGGCGTGAAGACCAAAATCGTAGCCTTGACGCATGTCTCTAATGTGCTTGGGGTTATTAACCCAATCCAAGAGATTGCACGACTGGTCCATGCAACAGGGGCTGTGCTCGTCGTCGATGGGGCGCAAGCTGTTCCGCATATGCCGGTTGATGTCCAAGAACTGGAAGTCGATTTTTATGCTTTTAGTGGTCACAAAATGGTGGGTCCGACTGGCATTGGGGTATTATACGGCAAACGCCAGTTACTAGAACAAATGGAACCCGTTGAATTCGGCGGAGAAATGATTGAATTTGTTTACGAACAAGAAAGCACATGGAAAGAATTGCCATGGAAGTTTGAAGCCGGGACACCCAATATTGCTGGAGCAATCGGGCTAGGGGCAGCCGTTGATTATTTAGCAACGGTTGGGCTTTCTGCCATCCAACAACAGGAACACGAATTGATGGCTTATTTATGGCCAAAATTGATGAGTGTACCAGGGTTAACGATTTATGGACCTTTGGATACCGCAAAACGAACCGGCATCGTGACTTTTAATCTAGATGGCATTCACCCGCATGACGTTGCGACTGCAATGGATATGCAAGGAGTAGCGATTCGCGCCGGCAACCATTGTGCGCAACCGCTGATGCGAAAATTAGCAGCTGATTCAACGGCTCGTGCCAGTTTTTATTTTTATAACACAACCGCTGATGCAGATCAATTTGTTGACGCATTATTGGCGACAAAGGAGTTTTTTACGGATGGCCTTAACTAA
- the sufB gene encoding Fe-S cluster assembly protein SufB, with product MGEVPERENYQFGFHDEVESVFTTGKGVSEATVREISNRKQEPEWMLDYRLRAYDHFTKRPMPEWGADLSDIDFDDITYYKTVSNQPERDWEDVPDKVKETFERIGIPEAERKYLAGAGAQYESEVVYHNMKEEFEKLGIVFTDTDSALKEYPEIFKEYFGTIVPATDNKLAALNAAVWSGGTFIYVPKGVRCDVPLQMYFRINDEAMGQFERTLIIVDEGASVHYVEGCTAPTFSSSSLHAAIVEIIVKKDAYCRYTTIQNWSNNVYNLVTKRAVAEEGATMEWIDGNLGAKTTMKYPSVLLNGRGARGTMLSIAMAGAGQSQDTGAKMIHNAPNTSSSIVSKSIAKDGGEVNYRGQVTFSKNSGGSISHIECDTIIMDDLSKSDTIPFNEIHNGNVSLEHEAKVSKISEEQLYYLMSRGLTEQQATEMIVMGFVEPFSKELPMEYAVELNRLIAYEMEGSVG from the coding sequence ATGGGAGAAGTACCAGAACGCGAGAATTATCAATTCGGCTTTCATGATGAAGTGGAATCCGTCTTTACGACTGGAAAAGGGGTTTCTGAAGCCACGGTCAGAGAAATTTCTAACCGCAAACAAGAACCCGAGTGGATGCTGGATTACCGTTTAAGAGCTTACGATCACTTTACCAAACGGCCAATGCCGGAATGGGGAGCCGATCTGTCGGATATCGATTTTGATGACATTACCTACTATAAAACCGTCAGCAACCAGCCTGAACGCGACTGGGAAGATGTACCAGATAAAGTTAAAGAAACCTTTGAACGCATCGGGATCCCTGAAGCCGAGCGCAAATACCTAGCCGGAGCGGGAGCACAATACGAATCTGAAGTCGTTTACCACAATATGAAAGAAGAGTTTGAAAAGCTAGGTATCGTGTTTACCGATACCGATTCAGCTTTAAAAGAATACCCTGAGATTTTCAAAGAATATTTTGGAACCATCGTGCCTGCAACAGACAACAAGTTAGCTGCCTTAAATGCAGCCGTCTGGTCTGGCGGAACCTTTATTTACGTTCCAAAAGGCGTACGCTGTGATGTGCCACTGCAAATGTATTTCCGGATCAACGATGAAGCCATGGGCCAATTCGAACGTACCTTGATCATTGTTGATGAAGGCGCCAGTGTGCATTACGTCGAAGGCTGTACAGCACCGACCTTTTCATCCAGTAGCTTGCACGCGGCTATTGTTGAAATCATCGTTAAAAAAGACGCATACTGCCGCTACACGACGATTCAAAACTGGTCCAACAATGTTTACAACTTGGTAACCAAACGGGCTGTAGCCGAAGAAGGCGCCACGATGGAGTGGATCGATGGCAACCTTGGAGCCAAAACCACGATGAAATACCCAAGTGTCTTATTGAATGGTCGCGGAGCTAGAGGAACCATGCTGTCGATTGCAATGGCTGGAGCCGGACAAAGTCAAGATACCGGAGCTAAAATGATCCATAATGCACCAAACACTTCGAGTTCAATCGTCTCAAAATCGATTGCCAAAGATGGTGGGGAAGTCAATTACCGCGGACAAGTCACGTTTAGTAAAAACTCAGGTGGATCAATCTCACATATCGAATGTGACACGATCATTATGGATGATTTATCCAAATCCGATACAATTCCCTTTAACGAGATCCATAACGGCAACGTCTCGCTTGAACACGAAGCCAAAGTATCTAAAATATCAGAAGAACAACTTTATTACCTCATGAGTCGCGGTTTGACCGAACAACAAGCCACTGAAATGATCGTCATGGGCTTTGTCGAACCCTTCTCAAAAGAACTCCCAATGGAATACGCAGTGGAACTGAACCGATTGATTGCTTATGAGATGGAAGGCAGTGTGGGGTAA
- the sufD gene encoding Fe-S cluster assembly protein SufD — protein sequence MKETNYLDYLDLVQQFSLMHEEPAWMTEFRAAALMKINSLDLPSFERVKYERWPLLQVPDFFSDEAGILLAQDFLTGDDDAPRVIQVGNQTVFEQLPMKYIEQGVIFTDIFTALQEHSSLLKKIYMKLAVEYDEDKLTAFHAAFMTSGLFLYVPKNVVIDEPLEALFVQNSNVKNSWIKHVLIFADSNSEFTYVEKYETIGTQENAANIIVEVIANPGAKVKFSAVDQIGATTTTYINRRGHTLKDARIEWAIGVMNTGNVIADFDTDLIGEGSHSEVKVVAISMGKQIQGIDTRVTNYGRNTIGHILQHGVILDKATLTFNGIGHIIKGAKGADAQQESRILMLSEHARGDANPILLIDENDVTAGHAASVGRVDPENLYYLMSRGIPKKEAERLVIRGFLGSVIAAIPLKVIRQGLVDTIERKLDK from the coding sequence ATGAAAGAGACAAATTATTTAGACTATCTTGACCTTGTGCAGCAATTTTCTCTGATGCATGAAGAACCAGCGTGGATGACCGAATTCAGAGCAGCAGCATTAATGAAAATCAATTCTTTAGACCTGCCTTCTTTTGAAAGAGTCAAATATGAACGCTGGCCTTTGCTGCAAGTACCTGATTTCTTCAGCGATGAAGCAGGCATTTTACTAGCACAAGATTTTTTGACCGGCGATGACGATGCTCCGCGAGTCATTCAAGTCGGCAATCAAACGGTTTTCGAGCAGCTGCCGATGAAATACATTGAACAAGGTGTGATCTTTACCGATATTTTTACCGCTTTGCAAGAGCATTCATCACTGCTCAAAAAAATCTATATGAAATTAGCAGTCGAATACGATGAAGATAAATTGACGGCTTTCCATGCGGCCTTTATGACCAGCGGCTTATTTTTGTATGTGCCTAAAAACGTTGTGATCGACGAACCGCTGGAAGCGTTATTTGTCCAAAATAGCAACGTGAAAAATAGCTGGATCAAACACGTTTTGATTTTTGCGGATAGTAACAGTGAATTCACTTATGTTGAAAAGTATGAAACGATCGGAACCCAAGAAAATGCGGCCAATATTATTGTGGAAGTCATTGCCAATCCGGGTGCTAAAGTGAAATTCTCAGCAGTTGATCAAATCGGCGCAACGACCACTACCTATATCAATCGTCGTGGACATACGCTAAAAGATGCCAGGATCGAATGGGCAATTGGCGTCATGAATACCGGGAACGTGATTGCTGATTTTGATACCGATTTGATTGGTGAAGGGTCGCACAGCGAAGTGAAAGTCGTCGCCATCAGTATGGGCAAACAAATCCAAGGAATCGATACCCGCGTAACGAATTATGGCCGCAATACGATTGGCCATATTTTACAGCACGGTGTGATTTTAGATAAAGCGACATTGACCTTTAATGGCATCGGCCACATCATCAAAGGGGCCAAAGGGGCAGATGCCCAACAAGAAAGCCGAATCCTGATGCTGTCTGAACACGCTAGAGGAGACGCCAACCCGATTTTGTTGATCGATGAGAATGATGTGACGGCTGGACATGCTGCTAGTGTCGGGCGAGTAGATCCAGAGAATCTGTATTATTTGATGAGCCGAGGCATTCCAAAAAAAGAAGCCGAACGCTTAGTGATCCGTGGATTCTTAGGTTCCGTTATTGCAGCGATTCCTTTAAAAGTCATCCGTCAAGGATTAGTAGATACGATCGAAAGGAAGTTGGATAAATGA
- a CDS encoding PH domain-containing protein, giving the protein MGPKSMIDPQVLKLWRIRGCFNSLPLVIVALVYNFFIQIMPNTALPDAGIYITIGLALLGGYVFIYVLPTLTYQAWRVDYNKDEIDFVSGILIKKRITVPIIRVQNIESSIGPLAKKMGLMSLTISTAATSHKLPELPEEEALEVQKRIRRLIRNSL; this is encoded by the coding sequence ATGGGACCAAAAAGTATGATTGATCCTCAAGTATTGAAGTTGTGGCGTATTAGAGGCTGTTTTAATAGTCTTCCTTTAGTGATCGTCGCTTTAGTATATAACTTTTTTATCCAAATTATGCCAAATACAGCATTGCCTGACGCAGGTATTTACATCACCATTGGGCTAGCACTGCTTGGTGGGTATGTCTTTATCTACGTGCTGCCAACCTTGACTTATCAAGCTTGGCGGGTGGATTACAATAAAGATGAAATTGATTTTGTTTCAGGTATTTTAATTAAAAAAAGAATTACAGTCCCAATCATTCGGGTTCAAAATATTGAATCCAGTATTGGACCATTAGCTAAAAAAATGGGCTTGATGTCGTTAACAATCTCAACAGCGGCTACTAGTCATAAGCTGCCGGAATTGCCTGAAGAAGAAGCGCTGGAAGTACAAAAAAGAATCCGACGATTGATTCGAAATAGTCTATAA
- the sufU gene encoding Fe-S cluster assembly sulfur transfer protein SufU: protein MALTKLNQLYRQVILDHSSHPHHHGDLEQATTHSDLTNPTCGDVMQLQLIIEDQIIKDIRFDGSGCTISQASASMMTDVVIGKTVTESLLLADQFSLLVQGKEVDKLDELGDAALLSGVAQFPARIKCATLSWKALEKALVKLSV, encoded by the coding sequence ATGGCCTTAACTAAACTGAACCAATTGTACCGTCAAGTGATTTTAGACCACTCCAGCCACCCGCATCACCACGGAGATTTAGAGCAGGCAACAACTCATAGCGACTTGACCAATCCGACTTGCGGCGACGTGATGCAGCTGCAACTGATAATCGAAGATCAAATCATTAAAGACATTCGATTTGATGGAAGCGGTTGTACGATCAGCCAAGCCAGTGCGAGTATGATGACCGATGTGGTGATTGGAAAAACGGTGACTGAATCTTTATTGCTAGCAGATCAATTTTCGCTGCTGGTGCAAGGAAAAGAAGTCGACAAGTTAGACGAACTAGGGGATGCGGCACTTTTAAGTGGGGTCGCGCAATTCCCAGCCCGTATCAAATGTGCTACGTTGTCTTGGAAAGCACTGGAAAAAGCTTTAGTAAAATTGTCTGTTTAG